The bacterium genome window below encodes:
- a CDS encoding LysM peptidoglycan-binding domain-containing protein, with product MNLKYIWIPAGILLLSGCATIKQPAKEELAKEEVMEIKLKQALAIAETSLEISKKSEAIAQEALEKSRQSEAASKKSIEAANKALEAANESKKFAEEESIKAIKAVNESRKFAEQETAKAISAANRASKLSMDHADKSAEKAIKAANDAIKAANVSSEKSIAVANQTISEVNRLRATTKMSPPEEPIIMPEPMAERYYTIRSGDTLSSLSQRFYGNTSNWKSIYSRNQNVLQNPNRIPVGVKIIIP from the coding sequence ATGAATTTAAAATATATATGGATTCCAGCAGGTATTCTATTGTTATCTGGATGTGCAACAATTAAACAACCAGCAAAAGAAGAGTTAGCCAAAGAAGAGGTTATGGAAATAAAACTTAAACAGGCTCTTGCAATTGCTGAAACAAGTCTTGAAATAAGCAAAAAATCAGAAGCAATAGCTCAAGAAGCGTTAGAAAAGAGTAGACAGTCTGAAGCCGCAAGCAAAAAATCTATTGAAGCTGCTAACAAGGCTTTAGAGGCAGCTAACGAATCAAAAAAGTTTGCTGAGGAAGAATCAATAAAAGCGATAAAGGCAGTAAATGAATCAAGAAAGTTTGCTGAACAAGAGACAGCAAAAGCAATATCTGCTGCCAATAGGGCTTCAAAACTTTCTATGGACCACGCTGATAAATCTGCTGAAAAAGCTATTAAGGCGGCTAACGATGCTATAAAGGCAGCAAACGTTTCAAGTGAGAAATCTATTGCTGTTGCTAACCAAACAATATCAGAGGTTAACAGGTTGAGAGCAACAACAAAAATGTCGCCACCAGAAGAACCTATCATAATGCCAGAACCAATGGCAGAACGGTATTATACAATAAGAAGTGGTGATACGTTAAGCAGTTTATCTCAAAGGTTTTATGGTAATACTTCTAATTGGAAGTCGATATATAGCAGAAACCAGAACGTTTTGCAAAACCCCAACCGGATTCCAGTGGGAGTCAAGATAATCATACCTTAA